One genomic region from Reichenbachiella ulvae encodes:
- a CDS encoding efflux RND transporter periplasmic adaptor subunit codes for MKRKVIIVGSALALFVGGFFGMKFIAGSKKDPRKAAEKTITTIFTQKVENKSIPIHIIESGRLVAKNKADIYAEVQGVMKPTRKDFKTGVRFRKGDILVHISSGDAYARLQAQKSQLQNLVTSILPDLRIDYPDAYEKWNKYVSDFDIEKGVAPLPETSSAKEKYFITGKNIYTTYYTTKNLEIIQSKYVIRAPFNGILTDALVNPGTVIRTGQKLGEFIDPSVYEMEIAISHSMIDALNSGQAVRITDPNAPEKSWQGKVTRVNGKVDATTQTVKIYIEVKGENLKEGLYLEAHIDGQNVNNAFEFDRKLLVEGSKIYGVKDGKLYLTPVEILHKTQSTVVVSGLKDGEEIIAKQVPGAYEGMEVKVYSEK; via the coding sequence ATGAAAAGAAAAGTTATCATAGTAGGATCCGCACTGGCACTTTTTGTTGGTGGTTTTTTCGGAATGAAATTTATCGCTGGTTCGAAAAAAGACCCGCGTAAGGCCGCAGAGAAAACCATTACAACCATTTTCACTCAAAAGGTTGAAAACAAGAGTATCCCCATCCACATCATCGAAAGTGGTAGATTGGTAGCCAAAAACAAAGCAGATATCTACGCTGAAGTTCAAGGCGTAATGAAGCCAACTAGAAAAGACTTCAAAACAGGTGTTAGATTTAGAAAAGGCGATATACTGGTTCATATTAGCAGTGGGGATGCCTATGCCCGACTGCAAGCACAAAAGAGTCAATTACAAAACCTGGTGACCAGTATATTACCAGACTTGAGAATCGACTACCCTGACGCGTATGAAAAATGGAATAAATATGTCTCTGATTTTGATATAGAAAAAGGAGTAGCCCCTCTACCTGAAACCTCTTCAGCTAAGGAGAAATATTTCATTACAGGCAAAAACATTTACACGACTTATTACACCACTAAAAATCTGGAAATTATTCAGAGCAAATACGTCATAAGAGCCCCATTCAATGGGATTTTGACTGACGCACTTGTTAACCCAGGAACTGTGATTCGTACGGGCCAAAAATTAGGTGAATTCATAGACCCCTCAGTCTATGAAATGGAAATCGCCATTAGTCATTCTATGATAGACGCCCTAAACTCTGGACAAGCAGTAAGAATCACCGATCCTAACGCACCAGAAAAAAGCTGGCAGGGAAAGGTAACACGAGTCAATGGAAAAGTGGATGCAACCACACAAACTGTAAAGATCTACATCGAAGTAAAAGGTGAGAACCTGAAGGAAGGGCTTTATCTGGAAGCTCATATCGACGGACAAAACGTAAACAATGCTTTTGAGTTTGATCGCAAACTGTTAGTAGAAGGATCTAAGATCTATGGAGTAAAAGATGGAAAGCTCTATCTGACTCCTGTCGAGATTTTGCATAAAACACAGTCAACTGTAGTGGTTTCCGGACTGAAAGACGGTGAGGAAATCATAGCCAAGCAAGTACCTGGAGCATATGAAGGGATGGAAGTTAAAGTGTACAGCGAAAAGTAA
- a CDS encoding MarR family winged helix-turn-helix transcriptional regulator: protein MTSAINQLDNTILPWLGKANKAIDLFISDTFMLHGMELTKAQFIILKVLCRKDGIPQNELAFVTDRDKTSLTRLIATMERKNLIRREHDQNDKRINHVFITSKGKTEINNALPAIMKVVESVQKNISREELNTTIKVLGKIKDNLMVQETQDKE, encoded by the coding sequence ATGACGAGCGCAATCAATCAATTAGACAATACCATATTACCCTGGCTAGGCAAAGCAAATAAAGCGATCGACCTATTTATTTCAGACACCTTCATGCTTCACGGAATGGAATTGACAAAAGCTCAATTTATCATTCTAAAAGTGCTTTGTAGAAAAGATGGTATCCCTCAGAATGAATTGGCATTTGTCACCGATAGGGACAAAACCTCTCTAACTCGACTGATAGCGACTATGGAGAGAAAAAATCTGATTCGAAGAGAGCATGACCAAAATGATAAAAGAATCAATCACGTTTTCATTACCTCAAAGGGTAAAACAGAAATAAACAATGCACTACCGGCTATCATGAAAGTGGTGGAGTCGGTACAGAAAAACATAAGTAGGGAAGAATTGAACACAACTATTAAGGTTCTTGGCAAGATCAAGGACAACTTAATGGTACAAGAAACACAAGACAAGGAATAA
- a CDS encoding D-alanyl-D-alanine carboxypeptidase, with amino-acid sequence MKLRSIFQLLVLSLILSSCITLKYSLNGKKVSKQIEKEAPLNGHFTGFILHDPATNKNLIEVNPDKYFTPASNAKLITFFASLVSLGDSIPGLKYQIKNDTLYFAGTGDPTFLHPDFDNQRAYDFLLNSDLHLAYVSPDFQDDPFGPGWTWEDYEYYYQMERSGFPIYGNAIHFVYDTAQNKFNVVPEFFNDFVQLHESYDKTYRHTRNLDNNIFHFAPDTARSAYKNRVPFKWSNELNLALLKDTLAKPIYWARDFEFTAPQLLYSVSAIDLYYLMLQRSDNFIAEQLAYIATQEMGIDMSSTYFRNRVLSKELYPYRDQLIWKDGSGLSRYNLVTPSFMISLLKETLKVIPMDDFKSLLPKGGYEGTIRNWYKPEPGQPPYVFAKTGTLSSNHNLTGIIRTQSGKDLLFTFMNNNYKSSSYPVKKEMEKVLKLIYEKY; translated from the coding sequence ATGAAATTGAGAAGCATATTCCAACTGCTCGTTCTAAGTCTAATATTGAGCTCATGTATTACTCTCAAATACAGCTTGAATGGCAAAAAAGTCAGCAAGCAAATAGAAAAAGAAGCTCCGCTAAATGGTCACTTCACCGGTTTCATTCTGCATGATCCCGCCACAAATAAGAATTTAATAGAGGTAAACCCTGACAAGTATTTCACGCCTGCCTCTAATGCAAAACTCATTACCTTTTTCGCTAGTTTGGTTTCTTTAGGTGACTCGATTCCAGGACTAAAATATCAAATCAAGAATGACACTCTGTATTTTGCAGGAACAGGGGATCCTACTTTCCTGCACCCAGATTTTGACAATCAGCGAGCCTACGATTTTCTTCTCAATTCTGATCTACATCTTGCCTATGTGAGTCCTGATTTTCAAGACGACCCTTTTGGACCGGGCTGGACCTGGGAAGATTATGAATATTACTATCAGATGGAGAGGTCTGGCTTCCCTATCTACGGCAATGCGATCCATTTCGTATATGATACCGCGCAAAACAAGTTTAATGTAGTTCCAGAATTCTTCAATGATTTTGTTCAGTTGCATGAGAGTTATGACAAAACCTACCGCCATACTCGAAATCTCGACAACAACATATTTCACTTCGCACCAGACACTGCCAGATCTGCATACAAAAACAGAGTACCATTCAAGTGGTCTAATGAGCTCAATTTGGCTCTTTTAAAGGATACCTTAGCTAAACCAATATATTGGGCGAGAGATTTCGAATTTACTGCTCCCCAGCTTTTGTACTCTGTATCTGCCATAGACCTCTACTACCTGATGCTCCAACGCAGCGACAACTTTATTGCCGAACAATTGGCCTATATAGCGACGCAGGAAATGGGAATCGATATGTCTTCAACCTACTTTAGAAATCGAGTCTTATCTAAAGAACTATACCCCTATCGCGATCAGTTGATATGGAAAGACGGGTCTGGTTTGTCCCGATACAATCTGGTCACGCCCAGTTTTATGATTTCACTATTGAAAGAGACATTAAAAGTAATCCCAATGGATGATTTCAAATCATTACTACCAAAGGGTGGGTATGAAGGTACGATCCGCAACTGGTACAAGCCAGAACCCGGACAACCGCCATATGTCTTTGCGAAAACAGGAACGCTTAGTAGTAACCACAACTTGACTGGCATCATCCGCACCCAATCAGGTAAGGATCTGCTCTTCACTTTCATGAACAATAATTATAAAAGCAGCTCCTATCCTGTAAAGAAAGAAATGGAGAAAGTTCTGAAGTTGATTTACGAAAAATATTAA
- a CDS encoding zinc dependent phospholipase C family protein gives MKKLLTSLLFLSFLLISQAHSLNWGFHAHQKINRLAVFTLPPPLIDFYKKHIDFITENAVNPDKRRYAVDYEAARHYIDLDVYGEDALDVVPHRWDSAVAEYSEDTLQAYGIVPWHINLMKWQLTKAFEERDLVKILRYSSDIGHYIADSNVPLHTTENYNGQLTGQYGIHGFWESRLPELMDEDYNFFVGRAEYVRDVQEYVWEGVAQAHLALDSVLGFEKDLSMHFPESKKYSYEQRGAQTVKVYSKRYAKAYHQRLNGMVERQMRASIKRIGDIWLTCWVDAGQPDIESLIRIDLNEKEILKLELDRQAWKERIVDSREHN, from the coding sequence ATGAAGAAGTTACTAACCAGCCTATTGTTCCTGTCTTTTTTGTTGATATCTCAAGCGCACTCTTTGAATTGGGGCTTCCATGCGCACCAAAAGATCAACCGGCTTGCAGTGTTTACGCTACCGCCACCTTTGATCGATTTTTATAAAAAGCACATCGATTTCATTACCGAAAATGCCGTTAATCCAGATAAAAGAAGGTATGCGGTCGATTATGAAGCCGCCAGGCATTACATCGATCTGGATGTGTATGGCGAGGATGCGCTGGACGTGGTACCGCATCGATGGGACAGTGCTGTGGCTGAGTATAGTGAGGATACTTTGCAGGCCTATGGAATCGTACCCTGGCATATCAATCTGATGAAATGGCAATTAACTAAAGCTTTTGAGGAACGGGATTTGGTAAAAATACTTCGGTATTCCTCTGACATAGGACACTACATCGCTGATTCTAATGTGCCACTGCATACGACCGAAAATTACAATGGGCAGTTGACCGGGCAGTATGGGATACATGGGTTTTGGGAGTCTCGCTTACCTGAGTTAATGGATGAGGATTACAATTTTTTCGTTGGGAGGGCTGAATATGTGAGGGATGTTCAGGAGTATGTATGGGAAGGAGTCGCTCAGGCTCATTTGGCTCTCGATTCTGTTTTGGGATTTGAAAAGGACTTGTCTATGCATTTTCCGGAAAGCAAAAAATATTCCTACGAGCAACGCGGGGCTCAGACAGTCAAAGTCTATTCCAAGAGATATGCAAAGGCCTACCATCAACGCCTCAACGGGATGGTGGAAAGACAGATGCGAGCAAGTATAAAGAGGATAGGAGATATTTGGTTGACTTGCTGGGTGGATGCGGGTCAGCCTGATATTGAGTCGCTTATCCGAATTGATTTGAATGAAAAGGAAATTCTAAAACTAGAACTAGATCGACAGGCCTGGAAGGAGAGGATAGTAGATAGCCGAGAGCATAATTAA